Proteins from a genomic interval of Thamnophis elegans isolate rThaEle1 chromosome 2, rThaEle1.pri, whole genome shotgun sequence:
- the WDR45 gene encoding WD repeat domain phosphoinositide-interacting protein 4, whose product MAQQRGVNSLRFNQDQSCFCCAMETGVRIYNVEPLMEKGHLDHEQVGSVGLVEMLHRSNLLAIVGGGGNPKFSEISVLIWDDSREGKEGKDKLVLEFTFTKPALAVRMRHDKIIIVLRNRIYVYSFPDNPTKLFEFDTRDNPKGLCDLCPSLEKQLLVFPGHKCGSLQLVDLSSTKPGTSSAPFTINAHQSEIACISLNQQGTVVASASKKGTLIRLFDTQTKEKLVELRRGTDPATLYCINFSHDSSFLCASSDKGTVHIFALKDTRLNRRSALARVGKVGPMIGQYVDSQWSLASFTVPAESACICAFGRNTSKNVNSVIAICVDGTFHKYVFTPDGNCNREAFDVYLDICDDDDF is encoded by the exons ATGGCTCAGCAACGTGGGGTCAACAGCCTGCGCTTCAATCAAGATCAGA GCTGTTTCTGCTGTGCCATGGAGACAGGTGTTCGGATCTATAATGTGGAACCTCTTATGGAGAAGGGCCACCTTG ATCACGAACAGGTGGGCAGCGTAGGGCTGGTTGAAATGCTACACCGATCTAATCTTCTTGCTATTGTAGGAGGAGGTGGCAACCCTAAATTCTCGGAGATCTCAG TCTTGATCTGGGATGATTCTCGTGAAGGGAAAGAAGGCAAAGACAAATTAGTTTTGGAGTTCACCTTCACCAAACCAGCATTGGCTGTCCGCATGAGACACGACAA AATAATAATTGTGCTGCGGAATCGAATCTATGTTTATTCTTTCCCCGACAACCCCACTAAGCTCTTCGAGTTTGACACCAGAGACAACCCCAAAG GGCTTTGTGATCTCTGCCCCAGTTTGGAAAAACAGCTCCTGGTTTTCCCTGGGCATAAATGTGGCAGCTTACAGCTTGTG GATCTTTCAAGCACCAAGCCTGGCACCTCGTCCGCCCCATTCACCATCAATGCTCATCAGAGCGAGATCGCCTGTATCTCCCTCAACCAGCAGGGCACCGTTGTGGCCTCTGCCTCAAAGAAAGGGACCCTCATCCGCCTCTTTGACACACAGACCAAGGAGAAGCTAGTAGAGCTCAGGAGAGGGACTGATCCGGCAACTTTGTACTG CATTAACTTCAGCCACGACTCTTCATTTCTCTGTGCGTCCAGTGACAAAGGGACTGTCCACATCTTTGCCTTGAAAGACACCCGATTAAACCGCCGCTCAGC ATTGGCCCGTGTGGGCAAGGTTGGCCCCATGATAGGTCAGTATGTGGATTCTCAGTGGAGCTTGGCCAGCTTCACTGTGCCAGCGGAGTCTGCCTGCATCTGCGCTTTTGGGAGGAACACCTCCAAGAACGTCAATTCAGTCATTG CTATCTGTGTGGATGGTACTTTCCATAAGTATGTCTTCACTCCTGATGGAAATTGCAACCGGGAGGCCTTCGATGTCTACTTGGATATATGCGACGATGATGACTTTTGA
- the GPKOW gene encoding G-patch domain and KOW motifs-containing protein, giving the protein MAEEREKPASVPVSFSFSRTIGRKRFLHVTGQTGGEAKQEPDFLSAVEGKELQSVRPAPQPKELVIPLIRKNQWKKPEVSATHQEQDGLNGVDAQAVKELIEESKKSQEQWESGSRVDPNFAIPLLMVNRVPDGFEDGDKVDVSLRPEPSTESDYEEVPVEAYGLAMLKGMGWKAGEGIGRTFKQDVKPPENRLRPKGLGLGADRSAVKDLKPSGSQRPPKPGEEPSKSKDEPLGLVPGGAVFIESGPHKELYGKIEGVDGDNARVMVKLAIGSKVVTVSQHGVQPVTQKEYDKLAKDLSRLSKAHKEKEEEERNGAKDSSDNRASKGKNESRDKKRKHPTDSDRENHTGKQSKSGDSSSSRAAHWLRQDLRVRFIDKLYKGGKYYNTKMVIEDVLKPDTCVCRIAEGQILDGIHESMLETVIPRNDSDWVMVVLGEHVGRMGRILRRDKGQNHAVVQLQQDDEKLLTLDYDAICHYVGGFEDD; this is encoded by the exons ATGGCGGAGGAAAGGGAGAAGCCTGCATCGGTTCCGGTCTCGTTCAGTTTTTCCCGAACCATCGGACGGAAGCGGTTCCTCCACGTAACCGGGCAGACTGGCGGCGAAGCGAAACAGGAGCCCGATTTCCTCTCCGCTGTTGAAGGGAAAGAATTGCAAAG TGTTCGACCAGCTCCTCAGCCAAAAGAGCTTGTCATTCCCTTGATCCGGAAGAATCAGTGGAAGAAGCCTGAGGTCTCTGCAACCCATCAGGAGCAGGATGGGCTTAATGGTGTTGATGCACAAGCAGTCAAAGAACTCATTGAAG AATCCAAGAAATCACAGGAGCAATGGGAAAGTGGAAGCAGGGTAGATCCCAACTTCGCAATTCCTCTCCTCATGGTAAACCGTGTGCCTGATGGCTTTGAAGATGGGGACAAAGTGGACGTCAGCCTGCGGCCAGAACCG TCAACTGAGTCGGATTATGAAGAGGTACCAGTGGAAGCTTATGGTCTTGCTATGCTGAAGGGCATGGGCTGGAAGGCAGGAGAAGGCATTGGGCGCACATTTAAACA GGATGTGAAGCCACCAGAAAACCGTCTTCGGCCCAAGGGCTTGGGCCTTGGAGCAGATCGCTCAGCAGTTAAGGACTTGAAACCTTCAGGATCCCAGCGACCTCCAAAGCCAGGCGAGGAACCTTCAAAGAGCAAAGATGAGCCTTTGGGGTTGGTCCCGGGAGGTGCCGTCTTCATTGAAAGTGGGCCTCATAAGGAGTTGTATGGAAAG ATTGAAGGTGTTGATGGAGATAATGCCCGTGTCATGGTGAAACTGGCAATTGGCAGCAAAGTGGTCACTGTGAGTCAACATGGAGTACAGCCTGTTACCCAGAAAGAATACGATAAGCTGGCTAAAGACTTAA GTCGCCTCAGCAAGGCTcataaagagaaggaggaggaagaaagaaacggTGCCAAGGACAGCTCTGATAACAGGGCCTCCAAAGGAAAAAACGAGAGCAGGGACAAAAAAAGGAAGCACCCAACGGATTCAGATAG agagaaccATACTGGGAAGCAGAGTAAGTCTGGTGACAGTTCCTCTTCCAGAGCTGCTCACTGGTTGCGCCAAGATCTGCGAGTCCGTTTTATAGATAAGCTCTACAAAGGGGGAAAATATTATAATACCAAG ATGGTAATTGAAGATGTCCTCAAGCCAGACACCTGTGTTTGCCGAATAGCCGAGGGACAAATTCTGGATG GTATCCATGAGTCTATGCTGGAGACTGTAATTCCTCGGAATGATTCAGACTGGGTTATGGTGGTACTGGGGGAGCATGTTGGAAGG ATGGGCCGCATTCTGCGTCGAGACAAGGGACAGAATCATGCAGTGGTGCAACTACAACAGGATGACGAAAAGCTTCTGACTCTGGATTATGATGCTATCTGTCACTATGTTGGTGGCTTCGAGGATGATTGA